From Cryptococcus neoformans var. neoformans B-3501A chromosome 6, whole genome shotgun sequence, the proteins below share one genomic window:
- a CDS encoding hypothetical protein (HMMPfam hit to TFIIB, Transcription factor TFIIB repeat, score: 107.8, E(): 2.5e-29), with protein MSVQRCPQCGPDGQLETDLSAGNIVCQRCGQIVEEGILVSEVGFAESAGGRVHVQGTFVSNYATGVAGSRGGRGGQQNIENIKAQGASRIEALSRQMHLSSAITRGAIRFFSLAVDNKFNRGRKTDYIIASCLYLQCRLKKDAHMLIDFSEHKGINVFELGATYLKLRSTLNLLDPMPEVDPAIYNLRFAHRLNFGAQVNTVAADASRLVRRFRADWMTQGRRPAGVCGACLIIAGRMSNFLRTPDEVAQVVKVHPNTIKKRLLEFAQTDMAKKTVGEWRSLSESQLDEVSEIEKPPIVREQERKRAQEERKRRYLDGEIGEEEEDKEDAEEEGRPIKKAKLDKDKGHASDDDEQMIGALQAAAHDFEDANVASGEDDEDDTLDPLAPSDYVQQLESARDDPTQAREERRRNRTDLLKSIKGFGQADTVEDVDMDELEQLASDAERLEDEDEENEENEDDDAALEPTQLKVVSQAEGSAKKHEIFDAWDDEAAVITFFEEKYFHGEKNLYQANMASRIKMWWGNRDPKEVHQEMEAVKRARWLREKNARQLNTDLDDLDDDELEAVFVLDEDAKQARARMWLSSNGKWLEEEKEKQEKRAALQRARGNDPSKNKPKRKRTAPHKGPYKSSDQAVQSVIKSKQFSGRVNYDVLRGLGLTGSSTAGLVVMDDEKEEYEEDEEKGEDEGGYDNWNEY; from the exons AATGTGGGCCGGATGGACAACTGGAGACGGATTTAAGCGCCGGTAACATCGT ATGTCAGCGATGTGGTCAAATCGTGGAGGAAGGTATTCTCGTTTCTGAAGTCGGGTTTGCCGAGTCTGCTGGTGGTCGTGTCCATGTGCAAGGTACTTTCGTGTCAAATTACGCGACTGGTGTTGCTGGTTCTCGTGGCGGCCGAGGCGGACAGCAAAATATCGAAAATATCAAAGCCCAAG GCGCATCAAGAATTGAAGCTCTTTCGCGACAAATGCATCTTAGTTCGGCTATCACTCGTGGCGCTATACGATTCTTCTCACTAGCTGTCGATAATAAATTCAATCGTGGTCGTAAAACCGACTACATCATTGCGAGTTGTCTGTATCTTCAATGTCGACTCAAGAAAGATGCACATATGCTCATTGACTTCAGTGAGCACAAGGGT ATAAATGTCTTTGAACTCGGTGCTACCTATCTCAAACTCAGATCCACCCTTAATCTCCTTGACCCCATGCCTGAAGTCGACCCGGCTATTTACAACCTTCGTTTCGCGCATCGTCTCAACTTCGGTGCCCAAGTAAACACCGTCGCAGCCGATGCTTCGCGTCTCGTTCGTCGTTTTCGTGCAGACTGGATGACCCAAGGTCGGCGCCCGGCAGGTGTCTGTGGTGCTTGTTTGATCATTGCGGGCAGGATGAGCAACTTCTTGAGGACTCCGGACGAGGTTGCGCAAGTGGTCAAGGTGCATCCAAACACGATCAAGAAAAGACTTTTGGAGTTTGCCCAAACGGAtatggcgaagaagactgTGGGCGAATGGAGGTCGTTGAGTGAATCACAACTAGATGAGGTTAGCGAGATAGAGAAACCACCCATTGTCAGGGAACAAGAAAGGAAGCGGGCACAGGAAGAACGGAAACGCCGGTACTTGGATGGTGAGAtcggcgaagaagaggaggataaaGAGGAcgcggaagaagaaggtcgacCGATCAAGAAGGCAAAATTAGATAAAGACAAAGGTCATGCGTCcgacgacgatgagcaAATGATCGGCGCCCTCCAAGCTGCTGCTCATGATTTCGAAGACGCCAACGTTGCTTCTGgcgaagacgacgaagacgacACTTTGGACCCGCTCGCTCCTTCAGATTATGTCCAACAACTTGAGTCCGCGCGAGATGACCCAACTCAAGCGCGGGAAGAACGACGGCGCAACAGGACAGATCTGCTCAAAAGTATCAAAGGCTTCGGTCAGGCGGACACggtggaagatgtcgaCATGGATGAGCTGGAGCAGTTGGCGTCTGATGCGGAAAGactggaggatgaggacgaagagaatgaagagaatgaagacgatgatgcCGCTCTGGAACCTACCCAGTTAAAGGTCGTTAGCCAAGCTGAAGGTTCGGCGAAGAAGCATGAAATATTCGATGCTTGGGACGATGAAGCGGCCGTCATTACCTTCTTCGAAGAAAAATATTTCCACGGCGAGAAGAACCTCTATCAAGCTAATATGGCGAGTCGTATCAAGATGTGGTGGGGTAATAGGGATCCGAAAGAGGTTCATCAAGAGATGGAAGCGGTAAAGAGGGCGCGGTGGTTAAGGGAGAAAAACGCAAGGCAGTTGAATACGGATTTGGATGAtctggatgatgacgaacTGGAGGCTGTGTTTGTCTTGGATGAGGATGCTAAGCAagcaagggcaaggatgtGGTTGAGCTCGAATGGTAAAtggttggaagaagaaaaag aaaaacaagaaaaaagagCTGCACTCCAAAGAGCCAGAGGTAACGATCCTTCTAAAAATAAG CCAAAACGCAAACGTACCGCTCCTCACAAAGGTCCCTACAAGTCCTCCGACCAAGCTGTACAGTCTGTTATCAAGTCCAAGCAGTTCTCTGGTCGTGTTAATTATGATGTTTTACGAGGGCTTGGATTGACAGGCAGTTCAACGGCCGGTTTAGTTGTGATGGAtgacgagaaggaagaatatgaagaggatgaggagaagggagaag ATGAAGGGGGGTACGATAACTGGAATGAGTACTGA
- a CDS encoding 40S ribosomal protein S14 (Match to ESTs gb|CF185919.1|CF185919, gb|CF194216.1|CF194216, gb|CF192709.1|CF192709; HMMPfam hit to Ribosomal_S11, Ribosomal protein S11, score: 230.9, E(): 2.3e-66) has protein sequence MAPKKVRAPQEAAVSLGPQVAEGENVFGVAHIFASFNDTFVHVTDLTGKETISRVTGGMKVKADRDESSPYAAMLAAQDVAAKCKEVGITALHVKLRATGGTGTKQPGPGGQAALRALARAGMRIGRIEDVTPTPSDSTRRKGGRRGRRL, from the exons ATG GCCCCCAAGAAGGTTCGAGCCCCCCAGGAAGCTGCTGTCTCTCTCGGTCCCCAGGTCGCTGAGGGTGAGAATGTCTTCGGCGTTGCCCACATCTTCGCTTC CTTCAACGACACTTTCGTCCACGTTACCGACTTGACCGGCAAGGAGACCATCTCCCGAGTTACTGGTGGTATGAAGGTCAAGGCTGACCGTGACGAGTCTTCC CCTTACGCTGCGATGCTTGCCGCTCAGGACGTTGCCGCTAAGTGCAAGGAGGTCGGCATTACCGCCCTCCACGTCAAGCTCCGTGCTACTGGTGGTACCGGCACCAAGCAACCCGGTCCCGGTGGTCAGGCCGCTCTCCGAGCCCTCGCCCGTGCCGGTATGAGGATCGGTCGAATTGAGGACGTTACCCCTACTCCTTCCGACTCCAccaggaggaagggtggtAGGCGTGGTAGGAGGTTGTAA